GATGCATCTTAAAACTTTTTTGAGTTTATGGAGTTATAAATGTCTGTAAAATTTATCCATACTGCTGACTGGCAGATTGGCAAGCCTTTTGCCAGAATCGAGGATGATAATAAACGTTTCCTGGTTCAGAACCAGAGAATTAAGACTATTGAAAGTATTGCCGCTGAGGTTGAGAAAACCAATGCCTCTTTTGTTGTAGTAGCAGGTGATCTTTTTGATTCCAATACTGCAGATAAACCTACGGTATCGGCTGCCTGCAGTGCAATAGGTAAAATTAAGGTTCCGGTCATAGCTATTCCAGGCAACCATGATCATGGTGGGCCGGGTAGCGTCTGGCAGCAGGACTATTTCCTGCAGGAGAAAGAACAGCTTGCTCCAAACTTAACAGTATTGCTCGAATACGAACCATTCGAGATTGATGATGTTGTTATTTTTCCTTGTCCTTTGCTGAGGAGACATGAGTCTCAGGACTGCACTGCATGGCTTAGAGATGATCATATTTTTCAGAGTTTTCAAGGCAAGACCAGGTTAGTTCTTGCCCATGGCAGTGTGCATGGGTTTACATCAGAGTCTGACGGTGAAGAAGGTCCGACAGAATCAAATAGAATTAGCATTGAAAATCTGCCCATGTCTGAGATTGACTATTGTGCTCTTGGAGATTGGCATGGGGGCAAAAAGATTAGTGAAAAAGTATGGTATTCTGGAACTCCGGAACTTGATCGTTTTCCCAAAAGTGGAAGCCATAATCCTGGCAATATTCTTGTTGTTGAAGCATCCCGCAACAAAGAGCCAGTTGTTGAAATAGTTCAATCATCTAAACTGCAATGGTCATCCATGAGCTATCATTTTGCCAAGGATGATGACCTGGACCTTTTCCAAAAAGAGCTGAACCAATTAATTGAATCCCGCGCTAATGAAGACCTTTTGCGTTTAATTTTGAGCGGTTCCCTGGGTATTGAGGCTTATAGTAAACTGGTAAATATTCTTGATACTCTGGAAGCAAGATTACTTAGGCTAAAGCTCAGTAATCAGACTATGATAGCACCTACTGATGCGGAGATAGAGGGCTTGACTCAAAGATCAAATGATCCGGTTTTATCAATGGTGGCGAATCAACTTGTTAACAAGTTGAAAAATGAGACCGATCCAGATCCGGTTACAGCTACTGCTCTGCGTGAGCTGTATGGAGCTATCAATCAAAGGGGTGCTGTATGAAAATAAAATCTGCTGCAGTTAGAAATTACCGTGTCCATAAAGATATTTCTGTGGATCTAAACGATGACCGCCTTCTTTTTGAAGGCCCAAACGAATCCGGCAAAAGTACTTTTGTGGAAGCTTTGCATCGTTGTTTTTTTCTTAAAGCAAAGATTACAGGTGAAACCCGAGAGAGTATGGTTTCAAATATCTATCCTGGCCATCCTGAAGTAAAGGTTGTTTTTGAAGCTGAAGGCGACACGTACAGCCTGATTAAAATTTTTAGTGGGCAAACTGGTTCAATAAAGCTGAACAAAGAATCCGGCGAATCATGGAACGATCAAGAAGCTGAAAACCGCCTGTCAGAACTGCTGGCAGTAGAAAGTCAGTGCGGTGGAAGGGGAGTAGCGAATGATCTGGCAAAATCCTGGGCACATTTGTGGGTTTGGCAAGGTAAAAGTGGAGACAACCCGGCAAAAGAGGCTGATCAGGAAAGAGACCGGATTATTCAGAATATGCAGAAGATTGGCGGGGCAGCAGTTGTTCAATCTCAACTCGATACTGACTTGGCTGAGCATTTTAAATCCATTTATGAACAAGCATTCAGACAAGATGGAAAGCCAAAAGCAGGTTCTGAATTGGATAAAGCTCAAAAGGAATTAGCTGAGGCTGAAAAAAGATTTAAAGATGCCAATGAGAAATGCAGCAAACTGCTTCAGGCAGTAGAAGACTACCAGAATGCGGAAGATGAGATAAAACAGTGCAATGAGTGCATAGATAAGCTGCAAGGTGAAAGAGAAGAGAATTTATCACAAATTAAACAGGCCGAAAAGCTGGAAAATGACATAAATGAGCAGGCTGAACAACTTAAGATTGAAGTGGAAAAGCTTAATAGCCTTAAAGATACGGAAGAGACCATAGAAGGCTTCCGTAAAGAAATTAATGGGCTAAAACATAAACTAAAGCCCAGGGAAGAAAATCTGGATACTGCTAAGAAACACTTAGAAAATCTTAAAAAAAAGCAAGAAGCTGCTGAAAAAGAGGAAAATGCTGCCAGCGCTACTGTTGAAGGTCTTCGAGGAAAACTCGAGTTGGCCCGTGCCTGGAAAGACTACTTTCAACAAGAAGAAGAAACATCGAGGCTTAAGGAATTCTTCGACAGGAAGCAGAGTCTAAAATCACAGATTTCAGGTTTAGAGAAGGATTTCGCGAAGTTGCCGAATATTTCAGAGTCTGACCTGAAAGAATTGAAGGACACTCAAACAGAATTAAACGAGAACCAGGCTGTTTTAAACTCCATGGCAGCTCAAATATCTGTTGTTCAGTCTAATCAGCAGGTTCTGATCAACGATGAAGAAGCCTCGGTGAATACGACAAAAACCGTCACCGATTCTGTGGACCTTAAAGTCGGTCAGGATGTGTTGTTGCGCATCAAGCCTGGTGGTGGTGATGCTCTGAACGAGTGCCGCCAAAGATTACAGGATCTAAAGGATAAATTTTCTGGTCTTCTAGTAAATTACGGGGTTAATTCTATTGAGGAAGCAGAAGAGTGCTATAAAAAACGTGAAGAAATAAAAGGAAATATTACTGCCCTTAACAACCAGATAGCAGGATTTGACGATGGTACACTGGATGCCAAACTAAACGATGCAGAAGTAAAACTGACTGGTATCCATGAAGAGGTAAAGCGCAGAAAGCAAAATGTTGAAAGTGCACCTGAACCCGGCAATAAAGAAGAGGCGGAAAACACTCTAAAATCCGAAGTACAGAATGAGGCAAAAGCCAGAGAACATGCGGCTGATATGAGAAATGAGCGTAAATCAGTTGAAGATGCCTTAAAAGAATCACAACAAGAGCTGGACACACTTAACCAGGAATTGGACAGCTTAAAAAAAGATATTGCTGATAAAGAATCCAGACTGAGTCAGCTATTAAGACAGTCAGGTGAAGATGTTGAGCGCCAGAAGAAGCTAAATGATATTCAGGAGCTTGTATCTGAGTTGCAAAGAAAACAAAAAGAGACAACTGGTAATCTGCAGCACATGATGCCTGACTCTCTAAAACAGGCAAAGGACCGTATTGAAAGGGCACTAAAAACCCAGACTGATAAATTGGAAGCAGCCAAGGACAAGAAAAGCACTAATAAGGGGATCTTGAATAGCAGTGGCACTCATGACCCTAAGGCTGATGCTCAAAGAGCTGAGGCAGACGTAAAAAACCTTAAAGAACGACTTGAAAATATTAATATTAAGGCTCAGTCCATTCAGCTTCTTCACAGCCTTTTCCAGGAGCAACAGAAAGAATTGATGGAAACCATGACCAAGCCCTTGGAGGAAAAAATCACCTTTTATCTTCAAGCTGTCTTCGGGCCTCAAGCTAAAGCAAAGGTGAACTATGACGGCAGTTCATTCAGTGGTTTTGACCTTGTACGCCCTAATAAGCAAAATGTACCATTTGACGCTTTAAGCGGAGGAACTAAGGAGCAGGTTGCTGCAGCTGCCAGGCTGGCCATTGCTGAAATACTTGCAGCTGACCATGGTGGAAGTTTGCCGGTGGTATTTGATGATGCCTTTGTCAATTCTGATCCAGGCAGGATAAAGCTTCTTCAGGGCATGCTTGATCTTGCAGCCTCTAAGGGGTTGCAAGTTATTGTGCTGACCTGTAATCCATCTGAGTATGCTGGGCTTGGGGCAAAAGGCGTGAAATTTGTTTAATGAGTTTAAGGAATCAGAAGATTGGATCGAAAGCACGGAGTATATTGGTCAGGATAGTGAATTTGGCATAGAAGGGTAATAACCATTGCTTGAGATGTTGGTTAAAAACGGGTATCAGGAGCCATTTAATCAATTGAGCATAGGAACCAGGGAGCAGATATCTGTAATAACCCGCCTGGCTTTTGCTGATCTTTTGACTGAAATAGGCAGCCAGTCCCCGCCAGTCATCCTTGATGATGCTCTGGTTTATTCTGATGATGACCGCTTTGAGAAAATGACAAAAATCATCTCTAAATCAGCACAGAAATACCAGATTATTATACTTACATGCCGACCTACTTTGTATGCTGATTTGGGGGTTCCGGAGTTTAGGATTTCTTGATTAAACAGGACTGGGAAGTTCTGATCTCACGATTGGAGGATGAAAAATCATGAGTAAAGGTAGAATCTCATATACTTTTGAGGAATGTAAAAAGAAAGCATTTAATTTTAATGATAGAACCTCATTTAAAGTTCAGTCTAACAGTATTTATAGTTATGCATACAAGCGTGGCTGGTTAAATGACATCTGTAGTCATATGCCTGTTAAAAAAAAGACAAATGGATTTTGGACAAAAGAAAAGTGTCTAGAAGAAGCAAAGAAATATCAAACTAGAACTGAATTTAGTGATAACTCACCAAGTGGTTATTCTATCGCTAAAAGGAATGGTTGGTTGGAGGAATGCTGCGAACACATGATTGTAGTTGGTAGTAAAGTAAAAAGAGCGATATACGTATTTGAATTTTCAGATAAGTACGCATATGTTGGTTTAAGCTATAATTTAGAAGTAAGAAAGAATCAGCATTTAACTTCTACAAATAGTCCTGTATATAAACACTTACAGCAAACATTATCTTCATACATGTTTAAAAGATTAACAGAATATATTGATTTAGAAGAAGCTGTTCAACAAGAGGCACATTATATCGAAAAGTACTATAAGAACGGATGGATTCTTTTAAATTCTAGAAATGCTGGCGCTACAGGTGGTTCTATCCTAATTTGGGATTTTAACAAATGTTTAGAGGAGGCTCTTGAATATGAAGCCAGAAAAGATTTTAAAGAGAATTCGAGTAGTGCATATGGTTCAGCACTTAGAAATAATTGGTTAGATGAAATCTGTATTCATATGGATAGACTTCAAAATCCAAAAAACTTTTGGGATGAAGGAAAATGTGAGCAAGAGGCTTTAAAGTTTAAAAGTAGAACAGAATTTCATAGAAAATCTGGAAGTGCATATTCAGCTGCAAGTAAACTTGGAATACTTGATAGACTATGTTCACACATGAATAAGAAAGAACCTTGGAGAATTTGGACAAAAGAAAAGTGTAAGATAGAAGCTTTAAAGTATAGAGCAAAAAGTGATTTTAAGAAAGGTTCATCAGCAGCACATAGCGCTGCTGTTAAAGGTGGTTTTCTTGATGATATTTGCTCGCATATGACGAAATTAAGAAAGCCCAAAGGATTTTGGAATTTTGAAAAGTGTAAAAAGGAAGCAGCTAAATTTGCATCACGGTCTGAATTTCAAAAAAAAGATGTAAGTGCATATCGAGAAGCCTTAAATAATGGATGGCTAGATGAAATATGTACTCATATGAAATCGAAGATTAAGCCAAAAAATCATTGGACTAAAGAAAGATGTCATGAGCAAGCATTGAAATATGATACTAGAAGTGAGTTTCAAAAAAACTCAAATGCGGCATATTGTAAATCTGCAAGGGAAAAATGGTTGGATGAAATCTGTTCACACATGGTAGAGATAAAAAAGCCAAATAATTTCTGGACAAAAGAAAAATGTGCTGAAATATCAATTCAGTTTACTATAAAATCTGAATTTAGAAAAAATCATCCAAATATATATGCTCAAGCACATCGAAAGGGATTTTTAGATGAAATTTGTTCTCATATGAAGCCGGAAAGAAGACCTGCAAATGATTGGACAAAAGAAAATATTATTAAAGAAATGGAAAAATATAAAACAAGAACCGAATTTAATAAAAACTCGGGGGGAGCAGCAGTGGTAGCTCGTGGATATGGTTGGTATGATGAATTATGGAGAAGAACACATCCTGAAGATTAAAGAGTCCTGACCCAAAGGGCCAGGAATTGAATTAGCTCCTGGAAGGGGCAAACCGCCTTGCCTTCACAGGAGGCAATGAAAATCTAAGGGACAGGTTCATATTTACACTTTCAAAGGGGCCAAAAAAAGCAATAAACAGCTTGAAAGTACCCATATAAAGGGAGAGTTTATTGAGGACCTTTTTGATAATAAAAAGATTTTCAATGAAGAATATCAGCTCCTGGCAGGTACAGCCTGGCTTTTTTCCAGTCCAAATTTGGATCAGAAACTTGATTATCTGTTCATTGATGAGGCCGGGCAAGAAGCTTTAGCCAACATGGTTGCCATGGGGACTTCTGCCAGGAATATTGTTTTACTTGGTGATCAGATGCAGCTTGGCCAGCCCATCCAGGGAGTTCATCCCGGCAGATCCGGTGAATCAACCCTGGAATACCTTCTGGACGGCAAGGCGACCATTCCTCCGGATAAAGGAATATTTCTAAGCACAACCTGGCGCATGAACCCTGAGGTCAATGCCCTTATCTCAGACATGATCTATGAAAGCCGGCTTGAGCCTGAATCCAACAACTCCAATCAAAGGCTGATCCTGAGTGGCAATGCTGACTCTGCCCTGCTTCCAGCAGGAGTCAGGTATATACCTGTGGAGCATGACGGCTGCTCCCAGAAGTCACAGGAAGAAGCTGAGGTGGTTAAGAAACTGGTTGAGAGTCTGACCAGCCAGCAATATCAGGATAAGCACAAAAATATTCATCCCCTGGGTCTTGAAAATATCCTGGTGGTTGCACCCTACAACCTCCAGGTTAACCTGCTCAAATCTGTTCTTCCACAAGGGGCAAGGGTTGGAACAGTTGATAAATTTCAGGGGCAGCAGGCAGAAGTGGTTATTGTGTCCATGGCTACATCCAATGAGGAATACCTGCCCAGGAATATTGATTTTCTGTTCAGCAAGAACCGGCTTAATGTGGCTATTTCCAGAGCTAAAAGTCTGGCAATTGTTGTCTCAAACCCTGCCCTTATGTCCATAAAGTGCTCCCAGCCTGAGCAGGTTGCTTTGGTTAATGCCCTGTGCTGGGTCAAGGAGTACTCGGAGAGCCTTGGTGTATCTTAATTTTTTGAGCTTATGGAGTTGTAAATGCCTGTAAAATTTATCCATACTGCTGACTGGCAGATTGGCACAGGGACTGAATAATATCCCTGGTGGCGATGGTGCAATCCTCAGAGAGCAGCGTTTTAAAACCATGGATAAAATAGCAGAAATCGCCACAGAGAATAATGTAGATGACCATGAAAAAAAATCTCTTAATTTTTTACAAACAACAATAAGGAGGAATTAATGAACAACTGTGAAAGTATCGAGCCTATGACAAAATCTCAAACGGTAGCGCAAAATGAGAGGCTTGATAATGTTCTCACCAGAATTAAAGAGAAAGAGATAATTATTCCTGATTATCAACGCGATTCAGACCAATGGGATGCAAACAAAAAAAGCCTTTTTATTGAGTCGATACTGAATCGTTTGACTGTGCCGTCATTTTATCTTGCTGCTTCAGAAGATGATCCAGAAGTACAAGAGATTGTAGATGGACAACAACGGTTAACAACATTAATTGATTTTTATGATAACAAATTTGAGTTAAGTCAGAGTGATAAATGCCCATATTATGGCAGTAGTTCACATTATGCGGGAAAAACATTTAGCGAAAACAACTGTATAGAA
This portion of the Desulfonatronovibrio magnus genome encodes:
- a CDS encoding GIY-YIG nuclease family protein, whose amino-acid sequence is MSKGRISYTFEECKKKAFNFNDRTSFKVQSNSIYSYAYKRGWLNDICSHMPVKKKTNGFWTKEKCLEEAKKYQTRTEFSDNSPSGYSIAKRNGWLEECCEHMIVVGSKVKRAIYVFEFSDKYAYVGLSYNLEVRKNQHLTSTNSPVYKHLQQTLSSYMFKRLTEYIDLEEAVQQEAHYIEKYYKNGWILLNSRNAGATGGSILIWDFNKCLEEALEYEARKDFKENSSSAYGSALRNNWLDEICIHMDRLQNPKNFWDEGKCEQEALKFKSRTEFHRKSGSAYSAASKLGILDRLCSHMNKKEPWRIWTKEKCKIEALKYRAKSDFKKGSSAAHSAAVKGGFLDDICSHMTKLRKPKGFWNFEKCKKEAAKFASRSEFQKKDVSAYREALNNGWLDEICTHMKSKIKPKNHWTKERCHEQALKYDTRSEFQKNSNAAYCKSAREKWLDEICSHMVEIKKPNNFWTKEKCAEISIQFTIKSEFRKNHPNIYAQAHRKGFLDEICSHMKPERRPANDWTKENIIKEMEKYKTRTEFNKNSGGAAVVARGYGWYDELWRRTHPED
- a CDS encoding metallophosphoesterase family protein, with protein sequence MSVKFIHTADWQIGKPFARIEDDNKRFLVQNQRIKTIESIAAEVEKTNASFVVVAGDLFDSNTADKPTVSAACSAIGKIKVPVIAIPGNHDHGGPGSVWQQDYFLQEKEQLAPNLTVLLEYEPFEIDDVVIFPCPLLRRHESQDCTAWLRDDHIFQSFQGKTRLVLAHGSVHGFTSESDGEEGPTESNRISIENLPMSEIDYCALGDWHGGKKISEKVWYSGTPELDRFPKSGSHNPGNILVVEASRNKEPVVEIVQSSKLQWSSMSYHFAKDDDLDLFQKELNQLIESRANEDLLRLILSGSLGIEAYSKLVNILDTLEARLLRLKLSNQTMIAPTDAEIEGLTQRSNDPVLSMVANQLVNKLKNETDPDPVTATALRELYGAINQRGAV
- a CDS encoding DEAD/DEAH box helicase, with product MDQKLDYLFIDEAGQEALANMVAMGTSARNIVLLGDQMQLGQPIQGVHPGRSGESTLEYLLDGKATIPPDKGIFLSTTWRMNPEVNALISDMIYESRLEPESNNSNQRLILSGNADSALLPAGVRYIPVEHDGCSQKSQEEAEVVKKLVESLTSQQYQDKHKNIHPLGLENILVVAPYNLQVNLLKSVLPQGARVGTVDKFQGQQAEVVIVSMATSNEEYLPRNIDFLFSKNRLNVAISRAKSLAIVVSNPALMSIKCSQPEQVALVNALCWVKEYSESLGVS
- a CDS encoding AAA family ATPase, translated to MKIKSAAVRNYRVHKDISVDLNDDRLLFEGPNESGKSTFVEALHRCFFLKAKITGETRESMVSNIYPGHPEVKVVFEAEGDTYSLIKIFSGQTGSIKLNKESGESWNDQEAENRLSELLAVESQCGGRGVANDLAKSWAHLWVWQGKSGDNPAKEADQERDRIIQNMQKIGGAAVVQSQLDTDLAEHFKSIYEQAFRQDGKPKAGSELDKAQKELAEAEKRFKDANEKCSKLLQAVEDYQNAEDEIKQCNECIDKLQGEREENLSQIKQAEKLENDINEQAEQLKIEVEKLNSLKDTEETIEGFRKEINGLKHKLKPREENLDTAKKHLENLKKKQEAAEKEENAASATVEGLRGKLELARAWKDYFQQEEETSRLKEFFDRKQSLKSQISGLEKDFAKLPNISESDLKELKDTQTELNENQAVLNSMAAQISVVQSNQQVLINDEEASVNTTKTVTDSVDLKVGQDVLLRIKPGGGDALNECRQRLQDLKDKFSGLLVNYGVNSIEEAEECYKKREEIKGNITALNNQIAGFDDGTLDAKLNDAEVKLTGIHEEVKRRKQNVESAPEPGNKEEAENTLKSEVQNEAKAREHAADMRNERKSVEDALKESQQELDTLNQELDSLKKDIADKESRLSQLLRQSGEDVERQKKLNDIQELVSELQRKQKETTGNLQHMMPDSLKQAKDRIERALKTQTDKLEAAKDKKSTNKGILNSSGTHDPKADAQRAEADVKNLKERLENINIKAQSIQLLHSLFQEQQKELMETMTKPLEEKITFYLQAVFGPQAKAKVNYDGSSFSGFDLVRPNKQNVPFDALSGGTKEQVAAAARLAIAEILAADHGGSLPVVFDDAFVNSDPGRIKLLQGMLDLAASKGLQVIVLTCNPSEYAGLGAKGVKFV
- a CDS encoding ATP-binding protein, whose product is MSIGTREQISVITRLAFADLLTEIGSQSPPVILDDALVYSDDDRFEKMTKIISKSAQKYQIIILTCRPTLYADLGVPEFRIS